Below is a genomic region from Methylobacterium sp. FF17.
CAACATCCTCAAGAACGCCATCGAGGCGGTCCAGGCGGTGCCGGAGGCGGAGCTCGGCAAGGGCCGCGTCGATGTCCGCCTCGTCCTGGAGCAGGGGTTCGCCGTCATCGAGGTGACGGATAACGGCAAGGGTTTTCCCGCCGAGGGGCGCCAGCGGCTGCTGGAGCCCTATATGACGACGCGCGAAGGTGGCACGGGGCTCGGCCTCGCCATCGTGAGCAAGGTCCTCGAAGAGCATGGCGGCGGGATCGAATTGAACGACAATCCGGAAGGCCGGGGCGGACGGGTGCGGATGCGGGTGCCGCGCGAGACCGCCAGCGACGGCGACCCTGTCCATCACACGACGCCGGAGGGCGGACCCTCCGGGCAGCATGAGAAGGGAGCCGCACGGACGGCCCCCCACATCGCGGAGATCCAGTCATGAGCGCCGATATCCTGATCGTCGACGACGAGGCCGACATCCGCGACCTCGTCGCCGGCATCCTCGACGACGAAGGCCACCGCACCCGCACCGCCGGGGGGTCCGACGAGGCGCTCGCGGCCATCGAGTCGCGCCGGCCCCACCTCGTCTTCCTCGACATCTGGCTGCAGGGCTCGCGCCTCGACGGCCTGCAGGTGCTCGACCAGATCAAGGCCGGGCATCCCGACCTGCCCGTGGTGATGATCTCGGGGCACGGCAACATTGAGACCGCGGTGGCGGCGATCAAGGCGGGCGCCTACGACTTCATCGAGAAGCCGTTCAAGGCCGACCGGCTGATCCTGGTGGCGGAGCGGGCGCTGGAAGCCTCTCGCCTCAAGCGCGAGGTGCGCGACCTCAAGGCCCGATCGGGGCAGGCGAGCCGCCTCGTCGGTGCCTCCGTGGTGGTCAACCAGCTGCGCCAGACGGTGGAGCGCGTGGCGCCCACCAATGCGCGCGTGATGATCCTCGGCGCACCGGGCTCCGGCAAGGAATTGTCGGCCCGCACGCTGCACGCAACCTCGACCCGGGCGAGCGGGCCCTTCGTCGTCATCAACGCGGCCACGATCACGCCCGAGACGATGGAGGCCGAACTGTTCGGCGTGGAGGGCGGGGAGGGCCGGGTGCGCCGGGTCGGCGCCCTGGAGGAGGCGCATGGCGGCTCGCTCTACATCGACGAAGTCGCGGACATGCCGCGCGAGACCCAGAACCGGATCCTGCGCGTCCTCGTGGACCAGAACTTCCAGCGCGTGGGCGGCACCGCCCGGGTGCACGTGGACGTGCGCATCATCTCGTCCTCCTCGCGGGATCTCGCCGAGGAAATCGCGGCCGGACGCTTCCGGGAGGACCTGTTCCACCGCCTCTCGGTGGTCCCGATCCGGGTCCCGTCGCTGTCCGAGCGGCGCGAGGACGTACCGGAGCTGATCGCCTTCTTCATGGAGCAGATCTCGGGCGCCACCGGCCTGCCGCGCCG
It encodes:
- the ntrX gene encoding nitrogen assimilation response regulator NtrX; this encodes MSADILIVDDEADIRDLVAGILDDEGHRTRTAGGSDEALAAIESRRPHLVFLDIWLQGSRLDGLQVLDQIKAGHPDLPVVMISGHGNIETAVAAIKAGAYDFIEKPFKADRLILVAERALEASRLKREVRDLKARSGQASRLVGASVVVNQLRQTVERVAPTNARVMILGAPGSGKELSARTLHATSTRASGPFVVINAATITPETMEAELFGVEGGEGRVRRVGALEEAHGGSLYIDEVADMPRETQNRILRVLVDQNFQRVGGTARVHVDVRIISSSSRDLAEEIAAGRFREDLFHRLSVVPIRVPSLSERREDVPELIAFFMEQISGATGLPRRRIAEDAMAVLQSHDWPGNVRQLRNNVERLMILTHTDPDQEVTSEMLPTEIGALVPTTPNGSGGEKLMSLALREAREIFEREYLVAQIARFSGNISRTAEFIGMERSALHRKLKSLGIGP